A window from Melitaea cinxia chromosome 5, ilMelCinx1.1, whole genome shotgun sequence encodes these proteins:
- the LOC123653825 gene encoding LOW QUALITY PROTEIN: probable chitinase 10 (The sequence of the model RefSeq protein was modified relative to this genomic sequence to represent the inferred CDS: substituted 1 base at 1 genomic stop codon) → MVIDLYIDFCVVLCTSVASSPRYPDESPFARSAIETIPDHEPIAPPIRSSVESIPLRNIYEDGQGRLPLRDAVEKRPIPVVDPDYLHKYLKGTDETNDEVENIDEFKRYYGAASHYNNVSQTDDRLEQGNANLQEMEQPMNDPRSRRIVVCYIESWAAYRAPPLAFTAGLMPRSCTHLHYAFAVLDPHTYEVIPANEDYDVIKGGYRIATGLKQRIPGLQVILSVGGDGMERLFSEMVQEPYRRNSFIDSAVTFLQEHDFDGLDLHWVYAGDKDEIERELLTTLLYELREKFSSYGYLLSTVLPPFRYQIEDGYDLSAVSGATDYTILQAWDMTHSKRDDPPTKALQHSALHRDPGASARDQRFDNIEYMVRYIIRHGMAADKLVLGIPLFGRSYTLAPSTLPSPGAAVSGWGDEGQYTQTKGMLSYFEICMSEREGRGVSGVDAAGNAYAVFDNQWVAYDTPATVLEKMKFITSTGLAGAAAWAIDMDDFRGLCGSPFPVLSAISTSLNGEATSTDQSSLKIGSCEANIPYLASDEESCAHFHFCTGGISYRMICEDERLYDPSTGFCGHQDVGKCIPGQSLRISVEEAARFLSQAYETDFEWNSASYKEIYNVGPDRLYSSYQAEKRKGNDNDKRVVCYVTSWAFYRRGDGKFVPEHIDTRLCTHIVYAYASLSYDELVAKEFDPWADITNNLYERVTSLSDAKVLLGLGGWTDSAGDKYSRLVSSSTARAKFCERIVTFLRSHNFKGLHLDWNYPVCWQSNCKKGAKSDKANFAKLVQELSKTLHAANMELGIALSGYKEVIESAYDLPTISDAADFMSTMTYDYHGGWERNTAHHTPLVPMKNDPLSYYSIEYAVKSLISKGADPKKLLLGLAFYGQSYRLADTEGSIGPGSPAAGPGEPGEFTKQPGMLAYYEICYRVKNLRWKTSRQENAGPYSYSDNQWVGYDDPKSIKEKVEWAKQQGLGGVTAWAIDLDDFNNRCCNEPSPLLRAAGRALGRSVPPPPTSACERPPQPVTPAPPTTTPAESDGSIGASVDHGSHNHHTSTTWPGWNPSTTTQSTMQTWWSQPTTTPMTTTTTTTKRPTSTTQRTTTRPTTQSAIDTGKXVEGSFCQAGEYRSAPGDCEAYLQCEAGRWRKHSCAPGLHWSSKTSRCDWPSSAKCTATSSTGSSPATTTLAPMTSRPPPRPTTTKQPITTSTTTTPKSTTTTSTTTAKPSTVAGSHDDALEGRPCSGQEYREVSGDCSSYLHCDGSVWHLQHCAPGLHWSASEKHCDWPKYAKCGSITPKTTTSAPKPTRPVTKPTKPTTTTPASIDRPSEDGECGASETHAPAPTCDSYLMCVGGRWRKQLCPPGLHWDKRTNRCDWVEFAMCEVRVPEKTTKPPFQSLFTTTKRPTTRRPASTSGTTTTPRFTSTKKPVTQSDQYQKPIRCSTGTYHAHPRCEKFYVCVNGALVTQSCAPGLVWNARNSQCDFPTRNSCTDRRQVTSTSETKPSAMLQATEEKPSFCESGQYSNYPSDCSRYMHCLFGKFEEFACSAGLHWNQEKQICDWPSSAKCKAQKVTTTTSTATTSTTTETIILDTESVALPAPSKPILDLVDHGIKPELLSTKYKLVCYYTNWSWYRPGLGKFNPEDIDPSMCTHIVYGFAVLGDDYLITAHDPWSDTENHFYERIINYKKYGTKVSLAIGGWKDSAGDKYSKLVNNPQARARFVTHVVDFIEKYGFDGLDLDWEYPKCWQVDCSKGPDSDKDGFADLVVELSKVFKPKGLLLSSAVSPSKIVIDLGYDVPTLARYLDWIAVMTYDYHGQWDKKTGHLAPLFYHPDDDNTYFNANYTMHYWMKKGAPAHKLIMGIPLYGQSFTTYSNWDSRGLNKPAIAGGDAGEYTRANGFLAYYEICDRIKNRKWIVVKDKYNRMGPYAYKGDQWVSFDDVDIIKSKVYFIKSLGLGGGMVWAIDLDDFKNRCNEGKYPLLNAIKNSLLDSQINLEPVPHKPLDEPSNSLNDDFEDIEVKPVVSNPITTRPLTTKKPTTTTKKPTTITTTTTKPTTTIVMDEVETYKVVCYYTNWAWYRPSAGKFTPSNIDPSLCTHIVYAFAVLDSKKLVMKPHDNWLDVENKFYEKVVALKSNGVKVVLGLGGWNDSAGDKYSRLVNNPSSRRKFILHAVDFIQQYEFDGLDLDWEYPRCWQVECEKGPSSDKQGFADLVKELRAAFVPRGLLLSAAVSASKRVIDLAYDVPVLARNLDWISLMTYDFHGQWDKKTGHIAPMYAHEADDDKTFNTNFTVHYWINKGAPRNKLIVGVPFYGQSFSLVENSGNGLGAPSYAGGEAGDETRARGFLSFYEICERIRVQGWRVVRDVGGRIGPYATLDDQWVSFDDDLMVRHKAEYVRAMSLGGNMAWALDLDDFTGRYCGCGQSPLLATINNVLRDREAPPPCVLQEIQSPPTAVTTTTSEPETQPSGSQNSDVEIISDGSSLEGKFCSGVVFKEDETDCAKYYLCMNENYIELTCPAPLVWSQNHCDFPNKSKCKAKNSLRITDSNNEVDYELKPIIACYYTNWAYYRQGNASFGPEQIDPSLCSHIVYAWAHLDADSNTVVAGNPELDINNDFYGKIMELKLKGVKIILGVGGIENSIDEKWSEMAASQDKRKIFGNSLLKFLQKWNFDGVQIAWQYPVCNEAPCTRRNTSDKDSFSILLVELSKILRQHNLEFSAIVAPNPEVATIAYDPKVLMATLDWIAIAANDYYETDSRRTAYLLPLKTNESQKTNSFLTILRYWANIVPVSQLVMGVPAYGRTYTLRSELSTGIGAPISGSGTPGYYTQIPGFLAYYEICTQTESGAWEVRSSSEGTYAVSRSQWASYLRPQDMFAAATMLRRVGLRGAAFWALDLDEWRGACSCRPYGLLSALRQGLLEPNLQTLIC, encoded by the exons ATGGTCATTGACTTGTATattgatttt tgtgTGGTGTTATGCACCAGCGTCGCGTCATCGCCACGATACCCTGATGAGAGCCCATTTGCTCGGAGTGCAATTGAAACTATACCTGATCACGAGCCAATCGCCCCCCCTATTCGATCTTCGGTGGAAAGCATACCGCTCAG aaatatttacgAGGACGGACAAGGAAGACTACCTCTAAGAGATGCCGTAGAAAAGCGTCCTATTCCAGTAGTCGACCCtgattatttacataaatatctaaag GGTACCGATGAGACAAACGACGAAGTGGAAAATATTGATGAATTCAAAAGATATTATGGTGCTGCTAGTCATTATAACaa tgtatCGCAAACAGACGACCGACTGGAACAAGGAAACGCTAACCTCCAAG AAATGGAGCAACCGATGAACGATCCAAGGTCGCGTCGAATCGTGGTGTGCTATATAGAGTCGTGGGCGGCTTACCGTGCGCCGCCGTTGGCGTTCACTGCAGGCCTCATGCCGCGCTCCTGCACTCATCTGCACTACGCGTTCGCTGTCTTAGATCCACACACATATGAAGTCATACCAGCCAATGAGGACTATGACGTTATTAAGG GTGGATATCGTATCGCCACGGGTCTAAAACAACGAATCCCTGGTCTCCAGGTGATTTTAAGTGTCGGTGGTGATGGAATGGAAAGATTATTCAGTGAAATGGTTCAAGAACCATATCGGCGTAATTCGTTCATCGACAGTGCGGTCACCTTCCTTCAAGAACACGATTTCGACGGACTTGACCTTCATTGGGTGTACGCAG GAGATAAAGATGAAATAGAAAGAGAATTATTAACAACACTCCTTTATGAACTTCGCGAAAAATTCTCATCATATGGTTATCTTTTATCTACCGTCCTTCCACCGTTCAg GTATCAAATTGAAGATGGTTACGACTTAAGTGCAGTCAGCGGAGCTACTGATTACACTATCCTACAGGCATGGGATATGACACATTCGAAACGCGACGACCCTCCAACAAAAGCATTACAGCATAGCGCACTACACCGTGACCCTGGCGCGTCTGCAAGAGATCAGCGGTTTGATAATATA gAGTATATGGTGAGGTATATTATTCGACATGGAATGGCTGCCGATAAATTGGTACTTGGCATTCCTCTATTCGGACGCAGTTACACTTTAGCGCCTTCTACCTTACCTTCTCCTGGTGCCGCTGTATCTGGCTGGGGCGATGAAGGACAATATACGCAAACTAAAGGGATGCTTTCATACTTTGAg atatGTATGAGTGAACGTGAAGGTAGAGGAGTAAGTGGAGTCGATGCTGCTGGCAATGCGTACGCTGTCTTTGATAATCAGTGGGTAGCTTATGATACCCCCGCTACTGTTTTGGAAAAG ATGAAATTTATCACAAGTACTGGTTTAGCCGGTGCTGCAGCTTGGGCTATTGATATGGATGATTTTCGTGGTTTATGTGGATCGCCATTCCCTGTATTAAGTGCTATATCTACAAGCTTAAATG GTGAAGCTACTTCCACTGACCAGTCCTCTCTTAAGATTGGGTCATGTGAAGCAAATATCCCTTACTTGGCCTCTGACGAAGAATCCTGTGCTCATTTCCATTTCTGTACAGGAGGGATCAGTTACAGAATGATTTGCGAAGACGAAAGACTTTATGATCCTTCTACTGGTTTTTGTGG TCATCAAGATGTCGGAAAATGTATTCCTGGTCAAAGTCTTAGAATCAGCGTTGAAGAAGCTGCTCGATTTTTATCTCAAGCATATGAAACTGATTTTGAG TGGAATAGTGCAAGctataaagaaatttataatGTAGGGCCTGATCGATTATATAGCTCGTATCAAGCAGAGAAAAGAAAAG GAAACGATAATGATAAACGAGTAGTATGCTACGTGACCAGCTGGGCTTTCTATAGAAGAGGTGATGGAAAATTTGTACCAGAACACATTGATACAAGACTTTGTACTCACATTGTCTATGCGTATGCGTCTTTATCTTATGACGAACTGGTCGCTAAAGAATTCGATCCTTGGGCTGATATCACAAACA aTCTATACGAGCGAGTCACTTCTCTAAGCGATGCTAAAGTTTTGTTAGGATTAGGTGGGTGGACTGACTCGGCTGGTGACAAATACTCACGCTTAGTGTCATCAAGTACAGCACGAGCAAAGTTTTGTGAAAGAATTGTCACTTTCCTTCGAAGTCATAACTTTAAGGGTCTTCATTTAGATTGGAACTACCCAGTGTGTTGGCAGAGCAATTGTAAGAAAGGTGCTAAGTCAGATAAAGCCAACTTTGCAAAACTGGTTCAA gaATTATCAAAAACTTTGCACGCTGCTAATATGGAATTAGGCATCGCACTTTCCGGTTATAAAGAGGTTATTGAATCAGCTTACGATTTACCCACTATATCGGATGCAGCTGACTTCATGAGTACAATGACGTATGATTATCACGGTGGATGGGAACGAAACACGGCTCATCACACCCCATTGGTTCCAATGAAAAATGACCCTCTATCATATTATTCGATT GAATATGCAGTGAAATCTTTAATAAGTAAAGGAGCCGACCCAAAGAAACTCCTTCTTGGGCTAGCTTTCTATGGCCAGTCATACAGACTTGCTGATACGGAGGGATCAATCGGACCTGGATCACCAGCTGCAGGTCCTGGTGAACCTGGGGAATTTACAAAACAACCTGGAATGTTGGCTTATTATGAAATATGCTACAGAG tTAAAAACTTGCGTTGGAAAACAAGTCGTCAAGAAAATGCAGGACCTTACTCATATTCAGACAACCAATGGGTGGGATACGATGATCCGAAGTCTATTAAGGAAAAG gttGAATGGGCAAAGCAACAAGGTTTAGGTGGCGTGACAGCCTGGGCAATAGATCTTGATGATTTTAATAACCGCTGCTGCAACGAACCATCACCATTACTGCGAGCCGCTGGCCGTGCCTTGGGCAGATCTGTTCCTCCTCCTCCAACGTCCGCTTGTGAGAGACCACCACAACCAGTAACACCAGCACCTCCAACAACTACACCAGCTGAATCCGACG GATCGATAGGCGCCAGTGTTGATCATGGTAGCCATAACCATCATACGTCTACAACTTGGCCCGGTTGGAATCCGTCGACCACAACCCAGAGCACTATGCAGACTTGGTGGTCCCAACCTACAACCACTCCTATGACTACAACCACTACAACTACGAAGCGTCCTACTAGCACTACCCAACGAACAACGACAAGGCCTACAACCCAGTCTGCTATCGATACTGGTAAAT AGGTTGAAGGCTCGTTTTGTCAGGCGGGTGAGTACCGTTCTGCACCAGGGGACTGTGAAGCATACCTACAGTGCGAGGCGGGACGTTGGCGCAAACACAGTTGCGCTCCAGGATTACATTGGTCTTCGAAAACAAGTAGATGTGATTGGCCTAGTTCTGCAAAATGTACAG caaCATCAAGTACAGGATCAAGTCCGGCAACTACAACATTAGCACCTATGACGTCACGACCACCACCTAGGCCTACTACTACTAAGCAACCTATTACTACATCTACTACTACGACTCCAAAATCCACAACTACAACTTCTACGACAACTGCTAAACCATCTACAGTAGCAGGTAGTCATg atGATGCATTAGAAGGTCGTCCGTGTAGCGGTCAAGAATATCGCGAAGTTTCGGGCGACTGCAGCTCGTACTTGCACTGTGACGGCTCTGTGTGGCATTTGCAGCATTGCGCGCCCGGTCTGCACTGGAGTGCTTCAGAGAAACACTGCGACTGGCCTAAATACGCCAAGTGTGGAA GTATAACACCAAAAACTACTACATCTGCTCCAAAACCAACGCGGCCCGTCACCAAACCGACGAAACCGACTACAACAACGC CAGCTTCAATCGACCGACCATCAGAAGACGGTGAATGCGGTGCCAGTGAAACCCACGCACCAGCACCAACTTGTGACTCGTATTTGATGTGCGTGGGCGGCCGCTGGCGCAAGCAGCTGTGTCCGCCCGGCCTGCACTGGGACAAGCGCACTAATCGCTGCGACTGGGTCGAGTTTGCTATGTGTGAAG TTAGAGTACCAGAAAAAACTACAAAGCCACCATTCCAAAgtttatttacaacaacaaAAAGACCAACAACTAGGAGACCCGCATCAACATCAGGAACTACGACAACGCCACGATTTACGTCAACCAAAAAACCTGTGACTCAGTCCGATCAATATCAAAAACCCATT CGGTGCTCTACTGGTACATATCACGCGCACCCACGCTGCGAGAAGTTCTACGTATGCGTGAACGGAGCGCTTGTAACGCAAAGCTGCGCGCCTGGCCTGGTGTGGAATGCACGAAACTCGCAATGCGACTTCCCAACTAGAAACTCTTGCACTGACAGGCGACAAGTCACCTCCACCTCGGAGACAAAACCTAGTGCCATGCTGCAAGCAACAGAAGAAAAACCTT cATTTTGTGAAAGTGGCCAGTACAGTAACTACCCATCAGATTGCTCTCGATACATGCATTGCTTGTTTGGTAAATTTGAAGAATTTGCATGTAGCGCTGGTTTGCATTGGAATCAG GAGAAACAAATTTGTGACTGGCCCAGTAGCGCTAAGTGTAAAGCACAGAAAGTAACGACGACAACGTCGACGGCTACCACTTCGACGACCACGGAAACTATTATATTGGATACTGAATCAGTAGCACTACCGGCACCTTCCAAACCAATTTTAGATTTAGTAGACCATGGCATAAAACCAGAACTATTAAGCA CGAAATACAAACTTGTGTGTTACTACACAAATTGGTCCTGGTATCGACCTGGACTTGGCAAATTCAACCCCGAAGATATTGACCCATCGATGTGCACTCACATAGTCTATGGATTTGCCGTCTTAGGTGATGATTATCTCATAACAGCACATGATCCTTGGTCAGATACAGAAAATC atttctaCGAGcgtataataaattacaagaaGTATGGCACTAAAGTGTCGTTAGCAATTGGAGGTTGGAAAGACTCAGCAGGTGACAAATATTCCAAGTTAGTGAATAACCCTCAAGCACGTGCAAGATTCGTCACTCACGTAGTAGATTTTATTGAGAAGTATGGTTTTGATGGATTAGACTTAGATTGGGAGTATCCTAAGTGTTGGCAG GTGGACTGCTCAAAAGGTCCTGACTCAGATAAAGATGGATTTGCAGATCTAGTTGTAGAGCTATCTAAAGTTTTCAAACCTAAAGGTCTTCTATTATCGTCTGCCGTATCTCCTAGCAAAATAGTCATAGATCTTGGTTATGACGTACCAACACTTGCGCGTTACTTGGATTGGATAGCAGTTATGACTTACGACTATCATGGCCAATGGGATAAAAAGACTGGTCATCTTGCTCCACTTTTCTACCACCCTGACGATGACAATACGTATTTCAATGCT AATTACACGATGCATTATTGGATGAAAAAAGGAGCACCTGCACATAAACTTATTATGGGTATACCCCTATATGGTCAAAGTTTTACTACTTATTCAAATTGGGACAGTCGCGGTTTAAATAAACCAGCAATAGCAGGTGGAGATGCAGGAGAATACACTCGAGCAAACGGATTTTTGGCATATtatgaa atctgtgaTCGTATCAAAAATCGTAAATGGATAGTAGTGAAAGATAAATATAATCGTATGGGTCCTTATGCATATAAAGGCGATCAATGGGTTTCATTTGATGACGTAGATATAATTAAGAGCAAAGTTTACTTTATCAAATCTCTTGGCTTGGGTGGAGGCATGGTATGGGCCATTGACTTGGACGACTTTAAGAATAG atgCAATGAAGGCAAATATCCATTGTTAAATGCGATCAAAAATTCTTTATTGgattctcaaataaatttagaacCAGTGCCTCATAAGCCTTTGGATGAGCCGTCTAACTCTTTAAATGATGATTTTGAAGACATAGAAGTAAAACCAGTAGTGAGTAATCCTATAACTACACGACccttaacaacaaaaaaaccaacaacaacaactaaaaaaccaacaacaataacaacaacaactACAAAGCCAACAACTACTATTGTCATGGATGAGGTAGAAACATACAAAGTTGTCTGTTACTACACAAACTGGGCCTGGTATAG ACCCAGTGCTGGCAAATTTACTCCCAGTAATATCGATCCCTCACTATGTACACATATAGTATACGCCTTTGCTGTACTGGATAGTAAAAAATTAGTTATGAAACCACATGACAATTGGTTGGACGTTGAAAACA AATTTTATGAAAAGGTAGTAGCATTAAAGAGCAATGGTGTAAAAGTCGTCTTAGGTCTAGGAGGCTGGAATGACTCTGCCGGTGATAAATACTCACGACTCGTTAATAACCCTTCGTCAAGAAGAAAGTTCATTTTACACGCTGTTGACTTTATTCAACAGTATGAATTTGATGGTTTGGATCTTGACTGGGAATATCCTAGATGTTGGCAA GTTGAGTGTGAAAAGGGGCCAAGTTCCGACAAACAAGGTTTTGCTGATCTAGTCAAAGAGTTACGAGCTGCATTTGTTCCTCGAGGACTTCTTTTATCTGCTGCTGTCTCTGCTAGCAAACGGGTCATTGACTTAG CCTACGACGTGCCTGTCTTAGCTAGAAATTTGGACTGGATTTCACTGATGACATATGATTTTCATGGGCAGTGGGATAAGAAAACTGGCCACATTGCTCCAATGTACGCTCATGAAGCTGATGATGATAAAACATTCAATACG aacTTTACAGTACATTATTGGATCAATAAAGGAGCCCCACGTAATAAGCTGATTGTGGGAGTTCCCTTCTATGGTCAGTCTTTCTCTTTGGTAGAAAACTCCGGCAATGGTTTAGGAGCGCCTTCCTATGCTGGCGGAGAAGCAGGAGATGAGACCAGAGCGAGAGGTTTCCTGTCATTCTATGAg ATATGCGAACGTATAAGAGTTCAAGGTTGGCGGGTAGTTCGCGATGTTGGTGGTAGAATTGGACCCTATGCAACTTTAGACGACCAGTGGGTCTCCTTCGATGACGACCTCATGGTACGCCACAAGGCAGAATATGTTCGCGCAATGAGTCTCGGTGGTAACATGGCGTGGGCACTCGACCTCGATGACTTTACTGGCAGATATTGCGGCTGCGGCCAGTCACCGCTGCTGGCAACCATCAACAATGTGCTGCGAGATCGAGAGGCTCCACCACCTTGTGTCCTTCAAGAGA ttCAAAGTCCACCAACAGCAGTGACCACTACAACATCAGAACCTGAAACACAGCCTTCCGGATCTCAGAACTCAGACGTTGAAATTATCAGtgat GGGTCATCGCTTGAGGGTAAATTTTGCTCTGGAGTTGTATTTAAAGAAGACGAAACCGATTGTGCAAAGTACTATTTGTGCATGAACGAGAACTACATTGAGCTGACCTGTCCGGCACCGCTTGTTTGGAGTCAG AATCATTGCGATTTCCCGAACAAATCAAAATGTAAAGCTAAAAACAGCTTAAGAATAACGGACAGCAACAACGAAGTAGACTATGAACTCAAACCTATCATCGCGTGCTATTACACTAACTGGGCTTACTACAG aCAAGGTAATGCCAGCTTTGGACCGGAACAAATTGACCCATCCCTCTGCTCACATATTGTATACGCATGGGCCCACCTCGATGCCGATAGCAATACTGTAGTTGCTGGTAATCCAGAATTGGACATAAATAACG ATTTCTATGGAAAAATAATGGAGCTTAAATTAAAGGGTGTAAAAATTATTCTTGGCGTCGGAGGAATCGAAAACTCTATAGATGAAAAATGGAGTGAAATGGCGGCAAGTCAAGATAAAAGGAAAATATTTGGAAACTCATTATTAAAATTCCTACAAAAATGGAACTTTGATGGCGTACAGATAGCTTGGCAATATCCTGTTTGCAACgag GCACCATGCACAAGAAGAAATACATCCGATAAGGATAGCTTCAGTATTCTTCTTGTTGAGCTCTCGAAGATATTAAGGCAACACAATTTAGAATTCTCAGCAATAGTGGCTCCTAACCCTGAAGTGGCAACTATAGCTTATGACCCCAAAGTATTGATGGCAACACTTGATTGGATTGCAATCGCAGCAAATGATTATTATGAAACAGATTCTAGAAGAACTGCTTATCTTCTACCATTGAAAACCAACGAATCCCAGAAAACAAATAGTTTC CTTACAATCCTGCGCTACTGGGCAAATATTGTTCCAGTTAGTCAGCTAGTGATGGGGGTTCCCGCATACGGTCGCACTTATACTCTTCGAAGCGAATTGAGCACAGGAATCGGAGCGCCTATCTCCGGCTCGGGTACACCGGGATACTACACACAAATACCTGGATTCCTCGCCTACTATGAg ATTTGTACTCAAACCGAATCCGGTGCGTGGGAAGTGAGGTCTAGCTCGGAAGGTACGTATGCAGTAAGCAGGTCGCAGTGGGCGTCGTATCTGCGTCCTCAAGACATGTTTGCAGCGGCGACAATGCTGCGACGCGTGGGATTGCGTGGTGCTGCGTTCTGGGCACTAGACCTAGATGAGTGGCGTGGCGCATGCTCGTGCCGACCGTACGGGCTACTTTCTGCACTCCGGCAGGGTTTACTTGAACCCAATTTACAGACTCTTATCTGTTAA
- the LOC123654031 gene encoding probable serine hydrolase yields MAKKFLFSTILNSNRSSIKPILKCTQLKKIHTEASVKEIQIPVKWGHVAAKLWGDENEQPILALHGWQDNAGTWDPLAPILSKKRPILAIDFPGHGLSSWIPRGMQYYPWDLPRLILYIKDYFKWEKLSLLCHSMGSIAGMRFASVFPDDVDFYIAVDNLIYDDYDLNQVVENFPKILRKIQVIQSLPGEPPSYTAEEIVKIWHLGTSKSVSMESVQHLMKRGTKASSRDPKTYYFSRDPRLKHILFSVEDKKFVEALIKRLKCPTLYLKGIDSPYACDEHSVEMRDIIAKNNPDFECHFLNGTHHVHLNNAELVAPLILNFLQKHKFLK; encoded by the exons atggcaaaaaagtttcttttttcTACAATATTAAACTCTAATAGGTCGAGCATAAAACCAATATTGAAGTGCacacaattgaaaaaaattcacaCTGAG GCTTCAGTGAAGGAAATACAAATTCCTGTAAAATGGGGACATGTAGCAGCTAAATTGTGGGGTGATGAGAATGAGCAACCAATACTTGCCTTACACGGATGGCAAGACAATGCTGGCACCTGGGACCCTCTAGCACCAATTCTTAGCAAAAAACGTCCAATATTAGCAATTGACTTTCCCGGCCATGGACTATCTTCATGGATTCCGCgtg GCATGCAGTACTACCCCTGGGACCTACCTCGTTTAATCCTTTATATAAAGGATTATTTCAAGTGGGAAAAATTATCCTTACTATGTCACTCTATGGGTTCAATAGCAGGAATGCGTTTTGCGAGTGTGTTTCCGGATGACGTCGACTTTTACATAGCAGtcgataatttaatttatgatgATTACGACTTGAATCAAGTGGTAGAAAATTTTCCCAAGATATTGCGAAAAATTCAAGTAATACAATCATTACCAGGGGAACCTCCGTCTTATACAGCTGaagaaattgttaaaatttggCATTTAGGTACGTCCAAATCAGTGTCGATGGAAAGCGTCCAACACCTCATGAAACGTGGAACAAAAGCGTCGAGTCGCGATCCCAAAACATACTATTTTTCAAGAGACCCTAGACTAAAGCATATATTATTCAGTGTTGAAGATAAAAAATTTGTAGAGGCTCTAATTAAAAGATTAAAGTGTCCAACTCTTTACCTAAAAGGAATAGATTCACCATATGCCTGCGACGAACACTCCGTAGAAATGAGAGACATCATTGCTAAGAACAATCCTGATTTTGAGTGCCATTTTCTTAATGGTACGCATCACGTGCACTTAAATAATGCTGAACTCGTTGCACCACTTATCTTAAATTTTCTACAGAAACAtaagtttttaaagtaa
- the LOC123654032 gene encoding tRNA methyltransferase 10 homolog A, translating to MEKTNSTIPQQELNYEFNFPQYTLFDIKIDPGLKDDNGTELPRPYTKNQMRKWLKKVRWENSKMEKRAKEKARAKERRRKAQEANIDLGPNRKALKKMKLEKPKKKIGIIIDLSFDNLMIEKDRYKVIKQILRCYSINRRSESPLQFYVTSFGEKSRIDMSRHNGYEHWDIVFHEEKYLDKFPKEKLFYLTSESDNIIESFEEDTYYIIGGLVDHNKHKGLCHKIAVEQGIRHGQLPLDKYVNMKTRKVLTIDHVFEIVLRVCEGVSWQDALIKVLPVRKGAHVCDAANNISSILDNSIDSDATN from the exons atggaaaaaactAATTCCACTATACCTCAACaagaattaaattatgaattcaATTTTCCTCAATACACACTTTTCGATATTAAAATTGACCCTGGCTTAAAAGACGATAATGGCACGGAATTACCGCGACCATACACAAAAAATCAAATGCGGAAATGGCTAAAGAAAGTTAGGTGGGAGAATAGTAAGATGGAAAAAAGGGCAAAAGAGAAAGCAAGAGCcaaagaaagaagaagaaaagcTCAGGAAGCTAATATAGATTTAGGACCAAATAGGAAAGCATTAAAGAAAATGAAACTTgagaaacctaaaaaaaaaattggtattatTATAGACCTTAGTTTTGATAACTTAATGATTGAAAAAGACagatataaagttattaaacaaatattaagatGCTATTCAATTAACAGGCGTTCAGAATCTCCATtacaattttatgtaactagttTTGGAGAGAAATCAAGAATTGATATGTCTAGACATAATGGCTATGAACATTGGGAT atAGTTTTTCATGAAGAAAAATACCTCGATAAATTTCCAAAGGAAAAGCTTTTTTATTTGACAAGTGAATCAGATAATATTATTGAATCTTTTGAAGAAGATACATACTATATAATAGGAGGTTTAGTGGATCATAACAAACACAAG GGTTTGTGCCATAAAATCGCTGTTGAACAAGGTATACGACATGGTCAGTTACCTCTAGATAAGTATGTCAATATGAAGACTAGGAAAGTCTTAACAATAGACCATG tTTTTGAGATTGTCCTCCGAGTGTGTGAAGGAGTATCATGGCAAGATGCCCTGATTAAAGTTTTACCAGTTCGGAAAGGAGCACATGTGTGTGATGCAGCTAATAATATTTCTTCAATTTTAGATAATTCTATAGACAGTGATGCAACAAATTAA